agaggggaagggagaattTTGCTGCAATCATCAAGTGAATAATCACTCAGAGCAAACATTGGATGTCCAGAGGCTTCATTTCAGTACCACTACATTTCAGCAGAAAGCAGATCAGCAGACCAGGAGTGACAATAAAGATGGTGATCCAAGAAATGGTGATGCACAGAAAATTGTCACTTCACTCAGCATGGAATCCAAAGGAAGAAAGTGCTTGGCCACAGGCAATCTAACTGCTTCGGTGTCATTTATTGGACATGATGAAGATACAGTCATGGGCAGGGGGACTTGTAATGAAGAGCTGAGTGGGTCAGGGAAAGCAGTGCATGTACAAAATGGCCATGGGCTAATCCACATGGAGAATTCTAAGGATACTGCCACACAGCAGACTGGTTTTCCTTGTCCAGGAAAGGAGAGTGAGGAAACAATGAAGGTTTTGTCTGAGGTTGCACTGGAAAACCTTGCCAATGTGTCACCATGTGCACATGGATGTCAAAGTGTGAAAACACATTTCGATGAGCTGGCAGTGCTTCCAACCCACAAGTCTACCTCTATTATGGTTCCTCATTCTGCCTTGAGATCTAAAGGAAAGCCTTTGACCAACCATTCTGCTTTCACCTGTGAAAAAGATGAAGTAGACTTAATTTCTGAATCTCCACCTGTTTCTGAAAGCAGGtgcattaatttttcttccaagaaggaaaacagcaatACACTTAAGCTATCACCCACAGTAATTGATTCTTCATCtgacaaacaaggaaaaatcctgccTTCTGCCACTAACTCTGAAAATGGCCAGATTGGTGCTTCTGAAAAGGACGCCTTTATTTTTCCAGCTGCGGAGTCTGGGAGAATAATCCCTGTGAACAGGATGACCAAGGGGCCACCTTGCTCAGGAGACCTGAGAACTTTGTGGCCAGCAAATTCTCTGGAAACTGAGATTACTCCTCCTGTGCCTGATAGCTGTGCTGATGGAGTAGATGCAGAGGCTGTTTGCATCTCCAGGCCCACTTCTCCTCCTCTGGTATCCAGAGAAGCCTCCAGTCTTCCTGTTTCTGCCTTACAGATGTCTAGCACTGGTCAGGGGAGCAGTAATTCTTCCAGTCACAGACCTAGTGATGGGGCAGATGAGGCCTTTTGCACTCAACAGGCTgacagcagtgtcctggcagaGGCAGTGCCATCACCCATCTGTCCCTTGATATCTTTGGAAACTGCGTCTGAGTCAGCCCGTTCCGAGACTGtctgcagggatgctgtgggacaGGTGATTCTTGGTGCTTCTGCTCCTTTGGAAGCCCCTTCTGGCCAAAAAACTGCTGCACCTGCCCAGGCAAATGGTCTCTGTTCTGGGAAAGGACAAGAATGTTCTTCTTTCCCAGATGCTGCTGTTTTGCTGAAGAAAGCTGAAGAAGTTGTGGACTTGGTTTTACACTTGGCTACAGAAGAAATAATAGCAAAAGAAGGCTTTGGTGTCTGCCAGCTTTGTGGGAGCAAGGATAGTTTAATAAATATGGATATTACAAATTATCAGAAGGCTGAGAGTgtacagctggcagcaggagaaatCCAGTCAGCTGTGCAATCATTAGAAGATTTTAATGAGCCCAGTGGAGGAGGCTCATCTTCGTTTACAGGAAATGAAAGAGTGGATACAAATAATCAAGATGAAAAGATACTCTCTTCCATTCCTGATAAAATTGACCTACACAGGGCACTAgaactaaaagcaaaagaaacagtTGATGGTGTCATTAACTCAGCCATACAGAAACTGGCATCCAATCAGCAGCAAGGCACTGAGAGGAAAACACTTTCTGGAAATGTTCAGCCTAAACCTGAGGCTGAAATGCCAAAGACTTTAAGTCTGGATATGAAGTTTCCTGCCAACACTCAGGAACCAACAGAAGTGGTTGCAACTCAGACTGTAGCTGTAAACTGTGAAAAGACAGATTGCTCGGGTCCTCCTTTGCTTCCAAATTGTATGGAAAATGGCATAGGTTGGCCccaaaaagatgaaaaagtagCAAATAATGAAATTACTCCTCAAACAAATGGATTTCTTCCCTCTGGCAGTTTAGCAAGGCCAGAATCAGATCTTCTGACACCAGCAGAAGAGAGGCACAATGGAAGGGTGTGTGACCATCTGGCTGCAGCGGAAATGTGTGGCCAAGTATCAGCAATAAGTAGAAAATCTGATGGAACTCTACATTTTATAGATAGAGATGCTGCTGTGGCTGAAGAAACACTTTTGCCATTGCAGTTAAAAGGTTCAAGCAATAATACAAATATGCCAGAGTGCACACTGCTGCTAGCTGCAAATGTTAATTTGTCATCTTTTATATGTGGTGAAGAATGTATCAGCCTGCAGAGTGACTCCAAAGATAAAAGCAGCCCTCAGATGTCTCTGGAAAGCAATGCAGAGGACAGTCTGTATGAACACTGTGGGAaagaggctgcagaggaagTACCTGTACAAGTAGAAGCAACCTTACAAAATTCCAAGGCAGTGGAGAGTGAAGAGGAGCTAGCAGAAGGGGCAAATACTGGAGCAGAGGTTAATTCTGGGTTAGATACACAGTCCAAGGTACCTGAACCATCTGTTCCTGGAGAGGCCAGTGAAGGGAAACACTGCTTCGACACAGTCTTTGCCCAAAATAATGGGAATCTGAAGCTGGCACAAATCAAGCGTCAAGACATGGAGAGAAATGATCAGCTTGAAGAAAATGGCCTGGACTGCAGCAATGACATGAAGGAACCAACAGAACTTTTGGCCTCTTCTCCACTAATTGAACAGTGGGAAAACAATTCTTTTACCATCATTTATGAAGGTGCTCTTCAAACTGAGAACAAATCCGTCTCAACTGATGAGATGCAAACTggttctctttctccttctgatTTGCCTTCAGATGATAGAGATGATCTAAGGCATGCTAGAGCAAGGCACAAGCAGGAGTCAGTGTGTCGTTTTGGGCAGGACAGCAAGGTGAGCGAAGCAGCAGAGAGCCGAGGCTCAGAGTCCTTCCTGAGCGTGGAGGCCAAGCGCTACAGGGTTTATCCTTTCTCTCTGTCCCCCATCTACGAGGACGACAGCTCCCAGGAAGATGTGCTGTCCACAGACGTGTCTCCAGAAAGCCATGCTGGGGGAGTCTCCAAAGACAGCTCTGAGCACGCTTCTGTGCTTTCCCTCCTCCAGTCGGTGTCCGAGCGCCTGCAGTTCACTGCCCGCTTcagcaaagaggaggaggacgaggaggatggggtggaggaagaggaggaagaaccTTCATATGAGGAAGATATTCTTGATGTTGAGAGAGAAGACAACTGCCTTTCCAGTCAGTGCAGAGGGAATTTTAACGCAACCCCTCAATCAAATGACCAAAGTAGATCTTTTCTTGAACAAtcatttcttctttcagaaGAGCAGCTTGACTCACAGGAGCAAACAGAACAGTTTCCAGACGTGTCTTCTCCCAGTCAGACACCTTGTAAACCACTTCCAGAGAAAGCTGACACTGCTGTAACACAGCCTCCTACAAGTGTGTACTACCAGTACTTGAAATCTGCCAGAAAAAGCTCTTCTGAAAAGGAGCCCAGGTTTGGAAGCTTTCTTCAGGATATGCTGCAGCCAAAGATTCACTGGTTTCAAAACAACACTGTGCCAAAACTGGGAGAATTGACAGCGGTAAGATGTCATGTCACATGATATTTATAATCAAAGTGATTAGCCCAGATTCAGAGTTCTCGCCTCCCTATCCTCCTTTCTACCTTTTAATTAAGTTTTTGTCATAAAAAGTAATCAAAAGTTTTTATCAGAAGTTATTAGGCTTTTTTttcatagtttaaaaaaaaaaaagtcttctgataaaataacttttaaaagatAAGTCTTGGTTCAGCACACAGCTGAAAGTGATTTAACTGTAAAACAGAATACGTGAGCAGAAGGTAAAATAGGGAAATATGCATAATAAAAAGTCTCTATTATAGCACAAGACAGCACAACTCCTTGTTAAGGACATATCAACCTGAAGATGATGGAATTGTCTTTTATATGAAAATTgttcttttgcttctttcacTTCTGAGATTAATAGAGTTGTCTTGTCAAAAAAATATCAGCTTACTGGGCTCTTTGATTGTTTCATCACAGTGTCTTCTACAAACTATAGCTCACTTAGCAAGTAGATAACATAGCTGCTTCCATAgattgggatttctttttttagtttgcTTAAAGCAATGGCAAATGAGGGTATGGAAAGAGTTCTTCCCCTATTTACAATCTGAAAGTGCCACATTGACCAAGTGTGTAACTGAAGAAGTCTTTCCACGATGTTGTGAATACTCCAGTCTGTGTTAGATGtatcttttgttcttttctctgttaagaaatgcagtttattttttGCTGGGAAGGGGTAATACATTTGTAAAGGTTATAACTTCCATGACAGCTCTTCCTTTCTAGCacatgctgctttctgctgattGACCCTGTTAAATAATTTACACCAGCTCTGAATGGCAGTGAAAcaaatcttgtttttttctaCTGAAGACAGTTGTGGACGTGTACAGGAATAGTGGACCCAGAATAATCTGCCTGTGTTTTGTATCACTGTTGTAGCTGTTAATAGTTGTTTGCCATGTCCTTTTAATTTCAGAACCTCATTGACAGGTCAAGTCTCAAATACAACCCAAGACCAGGGAAGGTAAGCAGAGTTTGTGTCATATAAATCAAGATGATACATGGAATAATTTGTAATACTGCAATTTTTGAAAGGAAAGCATCTAAAGTTGTTAgtcta
The nucleotide sequence above comes from Molothrus aeneus isolate 106 chromosome 2, BPBGC_Maene_1.0, whole genome shotgun sequence. Encoded proteins:
- the CRYBG3 gene encoding very large A-kinase anchor protein, yielding MSGGGSRRRAGPSWHSTFSRFFSRSPPGEGAANSSENKGSTAINSKSSQKESTTLPALLKACQNEEKNHSTEELSKSEIQEELKKANSLPSLTPGSKTSGKEKQPREGFFHFLGSLFNIATRSSLVESKSSTFQDEPNRCEKDLQSTNTFPKDMQPKHPKIEEPAARKKEESVNKDDAISNNIGKDITRDLQGSWKQSSDTEKQTRRKLEAPAVTYATYRGSARIRQLLRNQSETGKGEKSPENRNASTVKENGEVQTTLSVKSGCLIEENGRDEGKDHQDDAMLNSSAVRVGSKQSGKAQHCLGKSKHERTAKATTSSTESCHELHLRNAPTLGATKVKRTYSLDSLLPFSGRNSGILTNSTSQSTYSLKVSSANDLVGKEDGLPGEAETLFQTDKNATSKFDKENHCSKAGNKESPKEIQGNCLHSPKSKRKTVNKELQEGKGEFCCNHQVNNHSEQTLDVQRLHFSTTTFQQKADQQTRSDNKDGDPRNGDAQKIVTSLSMESKGRKCLATGNLTASVSFIGHDEDTVMGRGTCNEELSGSGKAVHVQNGHGLIHMENSKDTATQQTGFPCPGKESEETMKVLSEVALENLANVSPCAHGCQSVKTHFDELAVLPTHKSTSIMVPHSALRSKGKPLTNHSAFTCEKDEVDLISESPPVSESRCINFSSKKENSNTLKLSPTVIDSSSDKQGKILPSATNSENGQIGASEKDAFIFPAAESGRIIPVNRMTKGPPCSGDLRTLWPANSLETEITPPVPDSCADGVDAEAVCISRPTSPPLVSREASSLPVSALQMSSTGQGSSNSSSHRPSDGADEAFCTQQADSSVLAEAVPSPICPLISLETASESARSETVCRDAVGQVILGASAPLEAPSGQKTAAPAQANGLCSGKGQECSSFPDAAVLLKKAEEVVDLVLHLATEEIIAKEGFGVCQLCGSKDSLINMDITNYQKAESVQLAAGEIQSAVQSLEDFNEPSGGGSSSFTGNERVDTNNQDEKILSSIPDKIDLHRALELKAKETVDGVINSAIQKLASNQQQGTERKTLSGNVQPKPEAEMPKTLSLDMKFPANTQEPTEVVATQTVAVNCEKTDCSGPPLLPNCMENGIGWPQKDEKVANNEITPQTNGFLPSGSLARPESDLLTPAEERHNGRVCDHLAAAEMCGQVSAISRKSDGTLHFIDRDAAVAEETLLPLQLKGSSNNTNMPECTLLLAANVNLSSFICGEECISLQSDSKDKSSPQMSLESNAEDSLYEHCGKEAAEEVPVQVEATLQNSKAVESEEELAEGANTGAEVNSGLDTQSKVPEPSVPGEASEGKHCFDTVFAQNNGNLKLAQIKRQDMERNDQLEENGLDCSNDMKEPTELLASSPLIEQWENNSFTIIYEGALQTENKSVSTDEMQTGSLSPSDLPSDDRDDLRHARARHKQESVCRFGQDSKVSEAAESRGSESFLSVEAKRYRVYPFSLSPIYEDDSSQEDVLSTDVSPESHAGGVSKDSSEHASVLSLLQSVSERLQFTARFSKEEEDEEDGVEEEEEEPSYEEDILDVEREDNCLSSQCRGNFNATPQSNDQSRSFLEQSFLLSEEQLDSQEQTEQFPDVSSPSQTPCKPLPEKADTAVTQPPTSVYYQYLKSARKSSSEKEPRFGSFLQDMLQPKIHWFQNNTVPKLGELTANLIDRSSLKYNPRPGKIIIYDTCGNKSKQEIHSDVLDASSWIFPIGTVLRIIRGCWIFYEKPKFQGRRHVLEEGEAVLDHLWDLPGIKHHRRNLTVGSIKHVTKDCGIPEVEFCLAAGTTEGLPICIQGAAANLEELDVEKNPYIRVRSGVWLAYSDLNYKGEMTVLEECDSPPEIPSADIKSLRPLRMGGLKVQMPMNVKIIIYEKTHFGGWSKEFSENITSVPALFGSEEEFQEIGSLRVIGGVWVAYDKERYKGHQFLLEEGDYEDRCSWGGSDSALLSFRFLQADFIESSVALFQSDDEDGKAFDIINEEIPDLEQAGFGPETRSILVKSGVWVAYQQKYFCGEQYVLEKGKYKCFFDWGGSSKTIMSIRPVKLEPLGTNEPPHLLKAFSNTHFQGACVDFTAEVSDFTSFIPCSFKVLRGCWLLCYKGETTDNHCVLEEGLYVDLSSCGCPTATIKSLKPIQYVFAEPSISLFSLECCKGRELYFSGAVNSVLNEDLHFYTQSVWVRSGLWIAYEGCNFLGKQILLEPREISSWSEHSGWKVIGSLRPVKQPAVYLRVRNRAQGKYLSVAGSLADVRAASVCAAPRSRSDSQLWLYCRGLLKSKANNTCLDVIGGRDLPGAKVALWTEHGRDRQKWRLNEDGTISSYLSEQLVLDIKGGNYYDKNHIIMNQPIENRPSQKWDIEIL